The following DNA comes from Streptomyces pristinaespiralis.
CGACAACCTGAACATCCGATGAGCGCGCCGCTGATCGTCCTCGTCGGGCCGATGGGCTCGGGCAAGTCCACGGTCGGCGAGCTCCTCGCCCACCGGCTCGGTGTGGCCTTCCGGGACACCGACGCGGACATCGTCGCCGCTCAGGGCCGCGAGATCTCCGACATCTTCGTCGAGGACGGCGAGGACCACTTCCGCGACCTCGAGCGCGCGGCCGTCCGGTCCGCCGTCGCCGAGCACACGGGCGTGCTCGCCCTCGGGGGCGGCGCGATCCTCGACGGCGGGACGCGCGAACTGCTCACCGGCCTGCCCGTCGCCTACCTGTCGATGGACGTGGAGGAGGCGGTGAAGCGCGTCGGGCTCAACACGGCCCGCCCGCTGCTCGCCGTCAACCCCCGCCGGCAGTGGCGCGAGCTGATGGACGCCCGCCGGCCCCTCTACACCGAGGTGGCCCGCGTCGTCGTGGCCACCGACGACCGCACCCCCGAAGAGGTCGCGCAGGCGGTCCTCGACGCACTGGAGCTGAAGGACGCATGACTGACCAGGCAGTGACCCGCATCCAGGTCGGCGGAACGGCCGGCACGGACCCGTACGAGGTGCTGGTCGGCCGGCAGCTGCTCGGCGAGCTGCCGGGCCTGATCGGGACCAGGGCCCAGCGGGTGGCGGTTCTGCACCCCGAGGCGCTCGCGGAGACCGGTGAGGCGCTGCGCGCGGACCTCGCCGATCAGGGGTACGAGGCCGTCGCGATCCAGGTGCCGAACGCGGAGGAGGCCAAGACCGTCGAGGTCGCGGCGTACTGCTGGAAGGCGCTCGGCCAGACCGGTTTCACCCGCACCGACGTGATCGTCGGCGTCGGCGGCGGCGCCACGACCGACCTCGCCGGGTTCGTCGCGGCGAGCTGGCTGCGCGGCGTGCGCTGGATCGCCGTCCCGACGACCGTCCTCGGCATGGTGGACGCGGCCGTGGGCGGCAAGACCGGCATCAACACCGCGGAGGGCAAGAACCTCGTCGGCGCGTTCCACCCGCCGGCCGGTGTGCTGTGCGACCTGGCGGCGCTGGACTCGCTGCCCGTCAACGACTACGTCAGCGGCATGGCGGAGATCATCAAGGCCGGCTTCATCGCCGACCCGGTCATCCTCGACCTCGTCGAGGCCGACCCGCAGGGCGCCCGCACGCCCGCCGGTCCGCACACGGCCGAGCTGATCGTGCGCTCCATCCAGGTCAAGGCCGACGTCGTCTCCAGCGACCTCAAGGAGTCCGGACTCCGCGAGATCCTGAACTACGGGCACACCCTCGCGCACGCCATCGAGAAGAACGAGCGCTACAAGTGGCGTCACGGAGCGGCCGTCTCGGTCGGCATGGTCTTCGCCGCCGAACTCGGCCGTCTCGCCGGACGGCTGGACGACGCCACCGCCGACCGGCACCGCTCGGTCCTCGAGTCCGTCGGACTGCCGCTGACCTACCGCGGCGACCAGTGGCCCAAGCTGCTGGAGACCATGAAGGTCGACAAGAAGTCCCGCGGCAACCTGCTGCGCTTCATCGTCCTCGACGGCCTGGCCAAGCCGACCGTGCTGGAGGGCCCGGACCCGGCCGTGCTGCTCGCCGCATACGGCGAGGTCTCCGCATGAGCCGCCGGGTGCTCGTGCTCAACGGCCCCAACCTCGGCCGGCTCGGCTCCCGCGAGCCGGACGTCTACGGCGCGACCTCCTACGCCGGTCTGGTGGACACCTGCCGGGTCCTCGGCAAGGAGCTCGGCTTCGACGTCGACGTGCGCGAGACGAACGACGAGGGCGAGATGATCCGCTGGCTGCACGAGGCCGCGGACGGTTCAATTCCGGTCGTTCTCAACCCCGGTGCCTTCACGCACTACTCGTACGGGATGCGTGACGCCGCCGCCCAGCGCACGGCGCCGCTCATCGAGGTGCACATCTCCAACCCGTACACCCGCGAGGCCTTCCGCCACACCTCGGTGGTGGCCGCGGTGGCCAGCGGCACGGTGGCCGGCTTCGGCATCGGCTCCTACCGGCTCGCGCTGCGCGCACTGGCGGAGGAGATCGGCGGCTGACGCGCCGCCGCGTCGAGCAGGGCACTTCGAGCCGCGCCCGGCCGTTGTCGCTACGGCGGCCGGGCCCGGTCGCACATCCGAGCGGCACCGGGAGGGTACCGTTCGGTAGCACGGCGGCCGCAGGCCGTCCGACAGAGCGTCAGTCGTACGAGACGGAGTGGCACCGGATGCAGCACGCAGTGGGGGCTCCGCTGCCGCCGCCCCACGGACCGGGGCAGGGACCGACCGGATGGATACACGGCGCACAGCACCCGGGCCCCGGCCCGGGGCTTCCCGCGGGGCCGCCACCTCCGCCGCCCGCGGCGCCCGCCGGACCTCCGCCGCCACCCCCGCAGGGATCCCCTCCGGGGCACTCCGCGCCTCCCGGCTGGACCGGCCCGGCACCGCACGGTGCGCCGCAGCAGCCCTCCCGTGAGACGACGGGCCACATCCAGCTCCCGCCCGGCGGGCCGGTCCCCATACCGGCGCCGCCCCCGGCGGACAGCGGTACCGGCACCGCGATGCTCGCCGTGCTGCTGATCGGCCCCGCCGGCGCGGGAAAGACCACGGTGGCGCGCCACTGGGCCAACACCCGCCGGGTGCCGACGGCGCACATCAGCCTCGACGACGTGCGCGAATGGGTGTGCTCGGGCTTCGCGGACCCCCAGTCGGGCTGGAACGACAACTCGGAGGCCCAGTACCGCCTCGCCCGCCGCACCTGCGGCTTCGCCGCCCGCAACTTCCTGGCGAACGGGATCTCCTGCATCCTCGACGACGCGGTCTTCCCCGACCGGCCGGCCGTCGGCCTCGGCGGCTGGAAGCGCCACGTCGGCCCCGGCCTGCTGCCCGTGGTGCTCCTGCCGGGCCTCGAGATCGTCCTCGAACGCAACGCGGAACGAAGCGGGAACCGGCGCCTGTCGGACGAGGAGGTCGCCGGCATCCACGGCCGGATGGCCGGGTGGTACGGCTCGGGCCTGCCGATCATCGACAACTCGAAGTACGACGTGGAGACGACGGCGCGCGTCCTCGACGACGTGCTGGCCCGAGCGATCGCGAGCCCTCCGAGCTGGTAGACGGGCCGCGCCTGCTCCCCACCCCGCCCCTTCCCGAACCGGGGCACGCCCCGGACCCCGTACGCCCTTCGGCCGTGCCGTCGTTGTCCCCCTACGTCCCGGCGGCCGTGGGACGTGCCCCCGCGGGCGGCCAAGGCATCCGACCTCGCCGGCGCCTGCGGTAGGGGGACCCAGGGGCAAAGCCCCGACCCCACCGCGCGGTCGGATGATGCCGGGCGACGCGGTGCCCGGGGGCCCGGGTGGAGTCCTGTGCGGTACCTCCGTCCGGGCGGAGCATGGCGCGGTGTCCTCGGCGCAGGGGGTGCTCGGCGTGGCATCCCGGTCCAGGCGGAGCGTGGCGCGGTACCTCGGTCCCGGCGGTTGCCGTCGCCGTGCCCCGGTTCGGGTGGCGTCCGGCGTGGTGCCCCGCTGCGGCCCCGGTCCGGGCGCGTTCGGTGCCGTGTCCCGGCCTGGGCGGAGCATGGCGCGGTACCTCGGTCCCGGCGGCCGACACCGTGCTCCGGTCCGCGTGGCGTCCGGTGCGGTGTCCCGGTCCGTGCGAAGCGCCGTACTCCCGTCCATGCGGAGCGCCGTGGGTGTCCTGGTCCGGCGGGGGACCTCGGGTCCGGGCGGTGCCCCGCGCCGTACGCCGGCCTGGGCGGAGCATGGCGCGGTACTTCGGTCCCGGCGGCCGACACCGTGCTCCGGTCCGCGTGGCGTCCGGTGCGGTGTCCCGGTCCGGGCGAAGCGCCGTACTCCTGTCCATGCGGAGCGCCGTGGGTGTCCTGGTCCGGCGGTGTCCGGCGTGGTACCTCGGTCCGGGCGGCGCTCCGCGCCGTACGCCGGCCTGGGCGGAGCATGGCGCGTTACCTCGGGCCGGGCGGTGTCCGGCCCGAGGTACCGGTCCACGTGGAGCGTTGCGCCCTGTCCGGGCGGACGGGGCGGTGCTCCGGTCCACGTGGTCCCGGTTTCTGAAGGGACGTGGGGGTGCCCGCGGCCGCCGGCCGCAAGGGGACGCGTTTCGTCGCGGGGACCCGCTCGGCCGTGTCACCGGGCCCGCGGCCCCCCGCGCTCGTACGCTCGAAGAATGTCTGAGGTGTATGGGGTCCGTCGTGGCCGACTGCGGGATCGATGTGCCGCGACCGGCAGCGCGGCGGCCCTGATCTCCCGGCCCGCCAACGTCCGCTATCTCGCCGGAGGCGCACCGCCCGGCGCCGTGCTGCTTCTCGGACCGGCGGACGACGTGCTGGTCTGTCCCCGCAAGCCGACCGGCGATCCCGCCGACGGCCGGCCGGACGAGGGGCTGCGGCTCGTCGTGATGCAGACGCCGGCCGGTGACGCGGCGGTCGCCGCCACCGAGCTGGCGCGCACGGAGGGCGTCGAGTCGCTGGCGGTCGAGGAGCACCATCTGACGGTCGCCCGGCACCGCGCCCTCGGGTCGGTCGCGCCCCGGCTGCGTCTCGCCGATCTCGGGCTCGCCGTCGAGCAGCAGCGGATCGTCAAGGACGAGGACGAGATCGCCTGTCTGCGTATCGCGGCGGAGATCACCGACCAGGCGCTCGGTGAACTGCTCGAGTCCATCCTCGTGGGCCGCACCGAGCGGCATCTCGCGCTCGAGCTGGAGCGCCGTCTGGTCGACCACGGCGCCGACGGCCCCGCGTTCGCGACGTCCGTCGCCACCGGCCCCAACTCGGGACGAACGGGGCACCGGCCGGGTGACCGGCGGGTGGAGGAGGGTGATTTCCTCTCGGTCTGCCTCGGCGCGAACTACCGCGGATACCGTTGCGAGATCGGCCGCACCTTCGTGATCGGCACGACCCCGGCCGACTGGCAGATCGAGCTCTACGAGCTCGTCTTCGCCGCTCAGCGGGCCGGCCGGGAGGCTCTGCTCCCCGGTACCGCGTACCGCGACGTCGACCACGCGGCACGGCAGATCCTGGATGTCGCGGGCCACGGCGAGGAGCTCCCGCCGCGTACCGGGCACGGTGTCGGGCTCGAAATCGACGAGGACCCGCAGCTCGCCCCTGCGGCCATGGGTAAACTGGACGCTTGTGTGCCGGTCACCGTCGAACCGGGGGTCCACCTCCCGGGCCGGGGCGGAGTCCGGATCGATGACACGCTCGTCGTGCGCCAGGAGGCGGACGGCGGACCCGAGCTACTCACCATCACGACCAAGGAGCTGCTCGCGCTGTAGCGAGCCGCGGTGCGAAAGACTTGGTCGTCCACCCAGCGTCAGTCCAGGAGATTCCGCAACCGTGGCTTCCACGAACGACCTCAAGAACGGCATGGTGCTCAAGCTCGACGGAGGCCAGCTCTGGTCCGTCGTCGAGTTCCAGCACGTCAAGCCCGGCAAGGGCCCGGCCTTCGTGCGCACCAAGCTCAAGAACGTGCTCTCCGGCAAGGTCGTCGACAAGACCTTCAACGCCGGCGTGAAGGTCGAGACGGCCACCGTCGACCGCCGC
Coding sequences within:
- a CDS encoding shikimate kinase, encoding MSAPLIVLVGPMGSGKSTVGELLAHRLGVAFRDTDADIVAAQGREISDIFVEDGEDHFRDLERAAVRSAVAEHTGVLALGGGAILDGGTRELLTGLPVAYLSMDVEEAVKRVGLNTARPLLAVNPRRQWRELMDARRPLYTEVARVVVATDDRTPEEVAQAVLDALELKDA
- the aroB gene encoding 3-dehydroquinate synthase — translated: MTDQAVTRIQVGGTAGTDPYEVLVGRQLLGELPGLIGTRAQRVAVLHPEALAETGEALRADLADQGYEAVAIQVPNAEEAKTVEVAAYCWKALGQTGFTRTDVIVGVGGGATTDLAGFVAASWLRGVRWIAVPTTVLGMVDAAVGGKTGINTAEGKNLVGAFHPPAGVLCDLAALDSLPVNDYVSGMAEIIKAGFIADPVILDLVEADPQGARTPAGPHTAELIVRSIQVKADVVSSDLKESGLREILNYGHTLAHAIEKNERYKWRHGAAVSVGMVFAAELGRLAGRLDDATADRHRSVLESVGLPLTYRGDQWPKLLETMKVDKKSRGNLLRFIVLDGLAKPTVLEGPDPAVLLAAYGEVSA
- a CDS encoding type II 3-dehydroquinate dehydratase, with the translated sequence MSRRVLVLNGPNLGRLGSREPDVYGATSYAGLVDTCRVLGKELGFDVDVRETNDEGEMIRWLHEAADGSIPVVLNPGAFTHYSYGMRDAAAQRTAPLIEVHISNPYTREAFRHTSVVAAVASGTVAGFGIGSYRLALRALAEEIGG
- a CDS encoding Pro-rich N-terminal domain-containing protein, translated to MQHAVGAPLPPPHGPGQGPTGWIHGAQHPGPGPGLPAGPPPPPPAAPAGPPPPPPQGSPPGHSAPPGWTGPAPHGAPQQPSRETTGHIQLPPGGPVPIPAPPPADSGTGTAMLAVLLIGPAGAGKTTVARHWANTRRVPTAHISLDDVREWVCSGFADPQSGWNDNSEAQYRLARRTCGFAARNFLANGISCILDDAVFPDRPAVGLGGWKRHVGPGLLPVVLLPGLEIVLERNAERSGNRRLSDEEVAGIHGRMAGWYGSGLPIIDNSKYDVETTARVLDDVLARAIASPPSW
- a CDS encoding aminopeptidase P family protein, with product MSEVYGVRRGRLRDRCAATGSAAALISRPANVRYLAGGAPPGAVLLLGPADDVLVCPRKPTGDPADGRPDEGLRLVVMQTPAGDAAVAATELARTEGVESLAVEEHHLTVARHRALGSVAPRLRLADLGLAVEQQRIVKDEDEIACLRIAAEITDQALGELLESILVGRTERHLALELERRLVDHGADGPAFATSVATGPNSGRTGHRPGDRRVEEGDFLSVCLGANYRGYRCEIGRTFVIGTTPADWQIELYELVFAAQRAGREALLPGTAYRDVDHAARQILDVAGHGEELPPRTGHGVGLEIDEDPQLAPAAMGKLDACVPVTVEPGVHLPGRGGVRIDDTLVVRQEADGGPELLTITTKELLAL